A stretch of the Haloplanus aerogenes genome encodes the following:
- a CDS encoding COG1361 S-layer family protein, whose amino-acid sequence MRVGIVTLVLVLALVLSAVPVAATDRVVVGRADLSLSVPDNRVAPGEAVTLDVYVVNDATIVRGGPQEFVDRVTTARSATLDIGEVRGIDVETSAIPFGVVPEGIHGPAAIELTVPEFVPPGTYQLPVELTYTYTSVVAYDRTDLDAEPEYEERTVTRRVTIPVVVEERARFRVVEMGTDAQIGGSGTTTVSVQNVGTALAREASVQLISGNDDLTFGGATTAESFVGEWAPGEIRTVTFPATVVDDAELRNYTVTGRVSYTDTDGFAQSSNELRSSLRPLAEQTFSLSDVESTLRVDHEGAVSGTVTNDGPLPVADAVVVFRPASPNFDASETEFAVPDLDPGASAAFAFEVEVSSAADPGARQLQFVVDYEDEDGDNRTSDALTARIEVAPERDPFTVEVVESNVSAGGSGRLTVMVTNAEAESLSDVSAKLFVDDPIATSDDEAFVDELAPGESAEISFEVSAARSTFPKEYPVSMDFEYDRADGTTEISDTFRLPVTVEERRGGGLPIWILLGVGAAVIAAVVVIRRR is encoded by the coding sequence ATGAGGGTCGGCATCGTGACGCTCGTTCTCGTGTTGGCGCTGGTCCTCTCTGCGGTGCCGGTTGCCGCGACCGATCGGGTCGTCGTCGGGCGGGCCGACCTCTCGTTGTCGGTGCCGGACAACCGGGTCGCCCCCGGTGAGGCGGTCACCCTCGACGTGTACGTCGTCAACGACGCGACTATCGTCCGCGGGGGGCCACAGGAATTTGTCGACCGCGTCACGACCGCCCGCTCCGCGACGCTCGACATCGGCGAGGTTCGTGGTATCGACGTGGAGACCAGCGCGATTCCGTTCGGCGTCGTCCCCGAGGGTATCCACGGACCGGCCGCTATCGAACTCACCGTCCCCGAGTTCGTCCCGCCGGGAACCTACCAACTGCCGGTCGAACTCACGTACACCTACACCTCGGTGGTGGCCTACGACCGAACCGACCTCGACGCGGAACCGGAGTACGAGGAGCGGACGGTCACCCGCCGCGTGACGATTCCGGTCGTCGTCGAGGAACGGGCGCGATTCCGCGTGGTCGAGATGGGGACCGACGCACAGATTGGCGGATCGGGAACGACGACCGTCTCGGTACAGAACGTCGGGACGGCGCTCGCCCGGGAGGCGAGCGTTCAGCTCATCTCCGGGAACGACGATCTGACGTTCGGCGGCGCGACCACGGCGGAGTCGTTCGTCGGCGAGTGGGCTCCCGGCGAGATCAGGACGGTGACGTTCCCGGCCACGGTCGTCGACGATGCCGAACTCCGGAACTACACCGTCACCGGACGAGTTTCGTACACCGACACCGACGGCTTCGCCCAGTCGTCGAACGAGCTTCGGTCGAGCCTCCGTCCGCTGGCCGAACAGACGTTCTCGCTGTCGGACGTCGAATCGACGCTTCGCGTCGACCACGAGGGGGCTGTCTCCGGGACCGTGACGAACGACGGTCCCCTCCCCGTCGCCGACGCGGTCGTGGTCTTCCGGCCCGCGAGCCCCAACTTCGATGCGAGTGAGACGGAGTTCGCCGTCCCCGACCTCGACCCGGGTGCGTCCGCGGCGTTCGCGTTCGAGGTCGAGGTGTCGAGCGCCGCCGATCCCGGCGCGCGCCAACTCCAGTTCGTCGTCGACTACGAGGACGAGGACGGTGACAACCGGACGAGCGACGCGCTCACCGCCCGGATCGAGGTCGCGCCGGAACGCGACCCGTTCACGGTCGAGGTGGTGGAGTCGAACGTCTCGGCGGGTGGTAGCGGCCGGCTGACGGTGATGGTCACGAACGCCGAGGCGGAGTCGCTCTCGGACGTGTCCGCGAAACTGTTCGTGGACGATCCCATCGCAACGAGCGACGACGAGGCGTTCGTCGACGAACTCGCACCCGGCGAGTCGGCGGAAATCAGTTTCGAGGTGAGCGCGGCTCGGTCCACGTTCCCCAAGGAGTACCCCGTCTCGATGGACTTCGAATACGACCGCGCGGACGGCACGACCGAAATCTCCGATACGTTCCGCCTCCCCGTTACCGTCGAAGAGCGACGCGGCGGCGGGCTCCCCATCTGGATTCTCCTCGGCGTCGGCGCCGCGGTGATCGCCGCCGTCGTCGTCATCCGACGGAGATAG
- a CDS encoding protein-L-isoaspartate O-methyltransferase family protein, with the protein MDPAVLREDMVDGLDHALDGLDESLGVAMRTVPRHVFVEDRPYDNRAGDHAGTDVLAPRTVARLLEALDTGDEDDVLVVGVGVGYTAALLAELVGERRVHAVDIARRLVLDARRNLRQAGYEGVLVDRRDGANGLPEYAPFDRILVEAAAVRPPRALLDQLAPDGRLVMPMGTPDQTLVAVEADDSPEGYAVVEEFGSTTLAPLLVAGEEAGGVTRNRTEREDREFAEQGYFAPTGWEQNWIDWEDRLDGGRGHHRR; encoded by the coding sequence ATGGACCCTGCGGTGTTGCGCGAGGACATGGTCGACGGCCTCGACCACGCCCTCGACGGTCTCGACGAGTCGCTCGGGGTGGCGATGCGGACGGTCCCCCGGCACGTCTTCGTCGAGGACCGCCCCTACGACAACCGTGCTGGCGACCACGCCGGCACGGACGTTCTCGCCCCTCGAACCGTCGCGCGCCTGCTCGAAGCCCTCGACACCGGCGACGAGGACGACGTACTCGTCGTCGGCGTCGGAGTCGGCTACACGGCCGCGCTCCTCGCCGAACTCGTCGGCGAGCGGCGCGTCCACGCGGTCGACATCGCCCGCCGGCTCGTCCTCGACGCGCGTCGGAATCTCCGACAGGCGGGCTACGAGGGCGTCCTCGTCGACCGTCGCGACGGCGCGAACGGGCTACCGGAGTACGCCCCCTTCGACCGCATCCTCGTCGAGGCGGCGGCGGTGCGCCCGCCGCGCGCGCTGCTCGACCAGCTCGCCCCCGACGGCCGCCTCGTGATGCCGATGGGGACGCCCGACCAGACGCTCGTGGCGGTCGAAGCCGACGACTCTCCGGAGGGGTACGCGGTCGTCGAGGAGTTCGGCTCGACGACGCTCGCACCCCTCCTCGTCGCCGGCGAGGAGGCCGGCGGCGTCACCCGCAACCGCACCGAACGCGAGGACCGCGAGTTCGCCGAACAGGGCTACTTCGCGCCGACCGGGTGGGAGCAGAACTGGATCGACTGGGAGGACCGCCTCGACGGCGGGCGCGGTCACCACCGACGATAG
- a CDS encoding protein-L-isoaspartate(D-aspartate) O-methyltransferase: protein MDFARARRDLVDRLIESGHVERPATERAMRTVPRHEFVPAERREAAYRDRPLPIGEGQTISAPHMVATMTDLLAPDEGDRILEIGTGCGYHAAVTSEAVGSGTVYSVEVEPDLARQASERLDRLGYDVRVRVGDGFAGWPAHAPYDGAYLTCAPQSVPDAVVEQVRPGGRIVAPVGRGRQRLVRLTRRADGRVDRETHGAVRFVPMRESSG from the coding sequence ATGGACTTCGCTCGCGCGCGCCGCGACCTCGTCGACCGCCTGATCGAGAGCGGGCACGTCGAGCGTCCGGCTACCGAACGGGCGATGCGTACCGTTCCACGCCACGAGTTCGTCCCCGCCGAGCGCCGCGAGGCGGCCTACCGCGACCGACCCCTCCCCATCGGCGAGGGACAGACAATCAGCGCGCCGCACATGGTGGCGACGATGACCGATCTCCTCGCGCCCGACGAGGGCGACCGCATCCTCGAAATCGGTACCGGCTGTGGCTACCACGCCGCCGTGACGAGCGAGGCCGTCGGTTCGGGCACCGTCTACAGCGTCGAGGTCGAACCCGACCTGGCCCGACAGGCGAGCGAGCGACTCGACCGCCTCGGCTACGACGTGCGCGTGCGCGTCGGTGACGGGTTCGCGGGCTGGCCCGCCCACGCGCCGTACGACGGTGCCTACCTCACCTGCGCGCCCCAGTCGGTGCCCGACGCCGTCGTCGAACAGGTGCGGCCGGGGGGTCGAATCGTCGCCCCCGTCGGCCGCGGCCGACAGCGACTCGTCCGGCTGACCCGGCGCGCCGACGGCCGCGTCGACCGGGAGACCCACGGTGCCGTTCGGTTCGTGCCGATGCGGGAGTCGTCGGGGTAA
- a CDS encoding ATP-binding protein produces the protein MNVLGRTDPDGPVARLGTYRAADGSEGAAVGLDLDRPHAALVVGKRGYGKSHTLGVLAEGAARASGVAPVVVDPMGEFGGLADGSIPARVVEAPTVSPSAVPPSTWPALFDLSTTDPAGAVLWEAAREAETATLDAVAARIEQARVDDSVRRAARNHLRLAASWGVFDPDGLDAAALLSEPATVLDCSHLPDRAASALVRGVASGLYRACVERDPARLPWLLIDEAHAFFDGVAAPALETVLTRGRSPGVSLVVATQRPASLPSVAISQSDLLVAHRLTAAADIAALAEATPTYLTGTLRDRLPADPGGAVVVDDVTESVHGVQIRRRETTHGGDDPRASERGGQQSSSSAPQSGHSPSTTGTGAAQSGQ, from the coding sequence ATGAACGTCCTCGGACGCACGGACCCGGACGGACCGGTCGCCCGCCTCGGCACTTATCGCGCTGCCGACGGGAGCGAGGGGGCGGCGGTCGGGCTGGATCTGGACCGGCCGCACGCGGCACTCGTCGTCGGCAAGCGCGGCTACGGCAAGTCCCACACGCTCGGCGTCCTCGCCGAGGGGGCGGCGCGGGCGTCGGGCGTCGCGCCCGTCGTCGTCGACCCGATGGGTGAGTTCGGCGGCCTCGCCGACGGCTCGATCCCGGCGCGTGTCGTCGAGGCGCCGACGGTGTCGCCGTCGGCCGTGCCGCCGTCGACGTGGCCCGCGCTCTTCGATCTCTCGACGACCGATCCGGCCGGTGCCGTCCTCTGGGAGGCGGCTCGGGAGGCGGAGACGGCGACCCTCGACGCGGTGGCGGCCCGGATCGAGCAGGCTCGCGTCGACGACAGCGTCCGCCGCGCGGCCCGCAACCATCTCCGCCTCGCGGCGTCGTGGGGCGTCTTCGACCCCGACGGCCTCGACGCCGCAGCGTTGCTCTCGGAACCGGCGACCGTCCTCGACTGTTCGCACCTCCCCGACCGGGCGGCATCGGCGCTGGTTCGCGGCGTCGCGTCGGGGCTGTATCGGGCCTGCGTGGAGCGCGATCCAGCCCGGTTGCCGTGGCTCCTGATCGACGAGGCGCACGCGTTCTTCGACGGCGTCGCGGCGCCGGCGCTGGAGACGGTGTTGACGCGCGGGCGGAGTCCGGGCGTCTCGCTGGTCGTAGCCACCCAGCGCCCGGCGTCGCTCCCGTCCGTGGCGATTTCGCAATCGGACCTGCTGGTCGCCCACCGGCTCACGGCCGCCGCCGACATCGCGGCGCTCGCGGAGGCGACGCCGACGTATCTGACGGGGACGCTCCGCGACCGACTCCCGGCAGATCCGGGTGGTGCCGTCGTCGTCGACGACGTGACCGAATCGGTCCACGGCGTGCAGATCCGGCGACGCGAGACGACCCACGGCGGCGACGACCCGCGGGCGAGTGAGCGCGGCGGTCAGCAGTCGTCGAGTTCCGCGCCGCAGTCCGGGCACTCGCCGTCGACCACGGGGACGGGCGCCGCACAGTCGGGACAGTAG
- a CDS encoding NAD(P)-binding protein: MRLQSILTTRAESTASGAGHEYFVLGGGHVGTSVARHLRTAGHAVTVVDEAHDPADEPGIRGDPTDHRTLDAAGITDAATVVVAMPQDGLSLLVAQLVRTRFGVTDVRILVRTPDRCDVVADAGHEAICVTTVLSDAVVAKLETLRQPA; this comes from the coding sequence ATGAGACTGCAATCGATCCTGACCACGAGAGCGGAATCGACGGCGTCGGGGGCGGGTCACGAGTACTTCGTCCTCGGCGGCGGGCACGTCGGCACCTCGGTAGCCCGCCACCTCCGGACGGCGGGACACGCCGTGACCGTCGTCGACGAGGCACACGATCCGGCCGACGAGCCGGGGATCAGGGGTGATCCAACCGACCACCGGACGCTCGACGCGGCGGGCATCACGGACGCCGCGACTGTCGTCGTGGCGATGCCACAGGACGGGTTGAGCCTGCTCGTCGCCCAGCTCGTCCGCACCCGTTTCGGCGTCACCGACGTGCGGATCCTGGTACGGACGCCCGACCGGTGTGATGTCGTTGCCGACGCCGGTCACGAGGCCATCTGTGTGACGACGGTGCTGTCCGACGCCGTCGTGGCCAAACTGGAGACGCTTCGACAGCCCGCATGA
- a CDS encoding amino acid permease, with translation MKELQRDLGLPSVLAISIGAMIGSGIFILPALALEIAGPAVVLAYLVAGLLVIPAALSKSELATAMPEAGGTYIYIERGMGPLLGTVAGVGTWFSLSFKGALALVGGVPYLLLLFDLPLKPVALTLAAVLVLVNLVGAKQTGRLQLAIVVVMLLALGWFAAGSAPQVQSGNYAGFFDAGIGGLLAATGLVFVSYAGVTKVASVAEEIENPGRNIPLGILGSLAFTTVLYVAVVAVLVGITEPGSVAGSLTPVAVAAETTVGRVGVIVVILAAILALVSTANAGILSSSRYPFAMSRDRLVPPSLSAISNRFGTPTTAITLTGAVLLALIAFVPILDIAKLASAFQIMVFVLINVALVAFRQGDTDYDPAFTAPLYPWVQAFGVVSGLVLLFQMGPVALGGAVAITAGSVVWYFLYVRPRVRRSGVATEAIRRQVGRNALTDVESAAADDTHAVLVALTKAVGPERERSLVSLAADLVRPDDGRVIVTRFEEIPDQAPLTERATVQSAADRSFESRMATLAAAVDVPIEADEVVSHDTKHAIVNVAADRGVDAIVAEHEPLRLRSRLLGDPVDWVVRHAPCDVLLVDNVGYDRPTTVALAGDGRPYPSRAVTLAETIAAANDGTLSLRSPDDAAADYRAELSAMLAVPARVASVRTDGGRPPTPDVLVRPGDDHRLRAPLVDRRPVVPSPGCTTVTVYPAVARRPSLARRLLERLVF, from the coding sequence ATGAAGGAGCTGCAACGCGACCTCGGCCTGCCCTCCGTCCTCGCTATCAGTATCGGCGCCATGATCGGGAGTGGCATCTTCATCCTGCCGGCGCTCGCTCTCGAAATCGCGGGTCCTGCCGTCGTTCTCGCGTATCTCGTCGCCGGACTGCTCGTGATTCCCGCCGCGCTCTCCAAATCCGAACTGGCGACCGCCATGCCCGAGGCCGGCGGCACCTACATCTACATCGAGCGCGGCATGGGACCGCTCCTCGGCACCGTCGCCGGCGTCGGGACGTGGTTCTCCCTCTCGTTCAAAGGCGCACTCGCTCTTGTCGGGGGTGTCCCGTACCTGCTCTTGCTGTTCGACCTGCCGCTCAAGCCGGTGGCGCTCACGCTCGCGGCGGTTCTCGTCCTCGTGAACCTCGTGGGCGCGAAACAGACGGGGCGACTCCAACTCGCTATCGTCGTCGTCATGCTGCTCGCGCTGGGCTGGTTCGCCGCCGGGAGCGCGCCACAGGTCCAGTCCGGCAACTACGCCGGCTTCTTCGACGCGGGCATCGGCGGCCTCCTCGCCGCCACGGGACTGGTGTTCGTCTCCTACGCCGGCGTCACCAAGGTGGCGAGCGTCGCGGAGGAAATCGAGAACCCGGGCCGGAACATCCCGCTCGGCATCCTCGGGTCGCTCGCGTTCACGACCGTCCTGTACGTGGCCGTCGTCGCCGTGCTCGTCGGCATCACCGAGCCGGGCAGCGTCGCCGGCTCGTTGACGCCGGTCGCCGTCGCTGCCGAGACGACGGTCGGGCGCGTCGGCGTCATCGTCGTCATCCTCGCGGCCATTCTCGCGCTGGTCTCGACCGCCAACGCGGGCATCCTCTCCTCGTCGCGCTACCCCTTCGCGATGAGTCGGGACCGGCTGGTACCGCCGTCGCTCTCGGCCATCAGTAACCGCTTCGGGACGCCCACGACCGCGATTACGCTCACCGGCGCCGTGTTGCTAGCGCTCATCGCGTTCGTTCCGATTCTCGACATCGCGAAACTGGCCAGCGCCTTCCAGATCATGGTGTTCGTCCTGATCAACGTCGCGCTCGTCGCCTTCCGCCAGGGGGACACGGACTACGATCCCGCGTTCACGGCGCCGCTATACCCGTGGGTGCAGGCGTTCGGTGTCGTCTCCGGTCTCGTCCTGCTCTTCCAGATGGGTCCCGTCGCCCTCGGCGGAGCCGTCGCCATCACCGCCGGGAGCGTCGTCTGGTACTTCCTCTACGTCCGGCCGCGGGTGCGCCGGAGCGGCGTCGCGACGGAGGCCATTCGACGACAGGTGGGTCGGAACGCACTCACGGACGTCGAGTCGGCGGCGGCGGACGACACGCACGCGGTCCTCGTCGCGCTGACGAAGGCCGTCGGCCCCGAGCGCGAACGCTCGCTCGTCTCCTTGGCAGCCGACCTCGTCCGTCCCGACGACGGCCGCGTGATCGTCACCCGATTCGAGGAGATTCCGGATCAGGCGCCACTGACCGAGCGGGCGACCGTCCAGTCCGCGGCGGATCGCTCCTTCGAGTCGCGGATGGCGACGCTCGCGGCAGCCGTCGACGTGCCCATCGAGGCGGACGAAGTCGTCAGTCACGACACGAAACACGCTATCGTCAACGTCGCCGCCGACCGCGGTGTCGACGCCATCGTCGCCGAACACGAACCGCTCCGTCTCCGGTCACGACTGCTCGGTGACCCGGTCGACTGGGTGGTTCGCCACGCCCCGTGTGACGTACTCCTCGTCGACAACGTCGGCTACGACCGCCCCACGACCGTCGCCCTCGCCGGCGACGGCCGTCCGTACCCGTCGCGTGCGGTGACGCTCGCGGAGACCATCGCGGCCGCGAACGACGGCACCCTCTCGCTCCGGTCACCCGACGACGCGGCGGCCGACTACCGGGCCGAACTGTCCGCGATGCTCGCCGTCCCCGCGCGCGTCGCGTCGGTTCGCACCGACGGCGGCCGGCCGCCGACGCCGGACGTACTCGTCCGCCCCGGCGACGACCATCGCCTCCGGGCCCCCCTCGTCGACAGGCGGCCGGTCGTTCCAAGCCCAGGCTGTACGACCGTCACCGTCTACCCGGCGGTGGCGCGTCGTCCCTCGCTCGCCCGCCGACTGCTCGAACGCCTCGTCTTCTAA
- a CDS encoding DUF7382 domain-containing protein, with protein sequence MFDAFRDDRRAIEGLPIRLVIALVIGVASLSVMMNMLTGIQGLSTTELDVRPEPEVIGPGSGSIELTVVGADGSAVADATVLVKAGSADLGSVETATTGEDGTARVSVTPTLRANQDEGTLVIEVKPPAGSGYVDRRGNTKVLVVRGEE encoded by the coding sequence ATGTTCGACGCGTTCCGAGACGACCGCCGCGCCATCGAAGGACTGCCGATCAGACTGGTCATCGCTCTCGTCATCGGCGTCGCCAGTCTGAGCGTGATGATGAACATGCTGACCGGCATTCAGGGACTCTCGACGACGGAACTCGACGTGCGGCCCGAACCGGAAGTGATCGGTCCCGGCAGCGGATCGATCGAACTGACTGTCGTCGGTGCCGACGGCTCGGCCGTCGCGGACGCGACGGTGCTCGTCAAGGCGGGAAGCGCCGACCTCGGCAGTGTCGAGACGGCGACGACCGGCGAAGACGGCACGGCTCGCGTCTCCGTAACGCCGACGCTCCGGGCGAATCAGGACGAGGGAACGCTGGTGATCGAGGTGAAACCGCCGGCCGGAAGTGGGTACGTCGACCGACGCGGAAATACGAAGGTGCTGGTGGTCAGGGGGGAGGAGTGA
- a CDS encoding HVO_0476 family zinc finger protein translates to MTHPGPDAGDRVALACPSCAPSATTVHEVLKPGGHVTVRCTECGHVHKERYDPPEETDVDVVVSQGGESLTTTVDAPPSETVAVGEEFVVDTPEAIMQVRITAIELDGDQRVEEATIEDIETLWTRAVDNVRVNVTIHPNDGRRDESRSVSVSVPGDHEFTVGETAEFADEEFEITGIQVRGDAPEYRFEKLDHDGDVVFAKDVKRVYGRDVTSTAWSAW, encoded by the coding sequence ATGACTCATCCCGGACCCGACGCGGGCGACCGCGTCGCACTCGCCTGTCCCTCCTGTGCCCCGAGCGCGACGACGGTACACGAGGTGCTGAAACCCGGCGGCCACGTCACCGTCCGCTGTACGGAGTGTGGCCACGTCCACAAGGAGCGCTACGACCCGCCCGAGGAGACCGACGTCGACGTCGTCGTCTCGCAGGGTGGCGAATCGCTGACGACGACGGTCGACGCGCCGCCGTCCGAGACGGTCGCGGTCGGCGAAGAGTTCGTCGTCGACACGCCCGAGGCGATCATGCAGGTGCGGATCACGGCCATCGAACTCGACGGCGATCAGCGCGTCGAGGAAGCGACCATCGAGGACATCGAGACGCTCTGGACCCGCGCCGTGGACAACGTCCGCGTCAACGTGACCATCCACCCGAACGACGGTCGACGGGACGAATCGCGGAGCGTCTCCGTGTCGGTACCCGGCGATCACGAGTTCACCGTCGGCGAGACGGCCGAGTTCGCGGACGAGGAGTTCGAGATCACCGGCATCCAGGTTCGCGGCGACGCCCCCGAGTACCGCTTCGAGAAACTCGACCACGACGGCGACGTGGTGTTCGCCAAGGACGTCAAGCGGGTGTACGGCCGCGACGTGACCTCGACCGCGTGGTCGGCGTGGTAG
- a CDS encoding efflux RND transporter permease subunit, which yields MPYQRFIDAADDWITGRPGTVILAFVLVTAVFAAGLPAVSTESGTESFAEDVPEEAALEAVNEQFSAPFAADEGSTQLIQRGENVLSKRGLLRMLTVQERLADDPGMRVIRTESAARLVARELDPSASTLEEEIDAVERATPGQIRIAVRTLAAGDPRFAALLSDDFNPTAASASATIGIVTHEVPAGIDAETGQGSASPLESIQVEARYIADAAGGDVIVFGSGIIAVEFGTVIGDSLLIVVPAAVILIALFLAIAYRDLVDLLLGLTGLGMTIVWTFGFMGFAGIAFSQILIAVPPLLLAVGIDFGIHAINRYREERLTEADPERAMRTATDQLLVAFFIVTATTVIGFSSNLVSGLLPIREFGLVAAVGIIFTFFVFGVFLPALKLYTDALRDRYPIPTFSQTPIGSEGSRLGGLLSVGVIVARRIPVVFLLVALVASGGAGYYAAGIDTTFSQEQFLPPEETADFYDVLPEPFRPGDYTITATINYLEDTFESSEDDEVVVYVEAPMERNTALESMWRAGDNPPDTFVRDGRHARETSIVTIVRTYQEQDPEFAALVARNDRNANGIPDRNLDEVYDYLFASPARDRTLEYLTEDRRSARVVYAVKGDRTDAEVTADARAVADRYRAGATATGNIVVFKAISDIIFASAIVSLALALAGTAVFLLFVYWVLEGRASLGLANLAPIIVTVAFVGGSMRYLGFSLNAFTATVLAMTIGLGIDYSVHLTHRYIDERRLQPTVFDALSRSVYGTGGALLGSVLTTVFGIGVLVLSVFPAIGDFGMLTALSVVYAFLSSLLVLPAALVVWERLFGELQPPPVTNGDAGTTNS from the coding sequence ATACCGTATCAGCGGTTCATCGACGCGGCGGACGACTGGATCACCGGCCGCCCGGGCACCGTCATCCTCGCGTTCGTTCTCGTGACCGCCGTCTTCGCCGCCGGGCTCCCCGCCGTCTCGACCGAATCCGGCACCGAGTCGTTCGCCGAAGACGTTCCCGAGGAGGCGGCGCTGGAAGCCGTCAACGAGCAGTTCTCCGCCCCGTTCGCGGCCGACGAGGGAAGTACACAGCTCATCCAGCGCGGCGAGAACGTCCTCTCGAAGCGGGGGCTCCTTCGGATGCTCACGGTTCAGGAACGGCTGGCCGACGATCCGGGGATGCGCGTCATCCGAACCGAGAGCGCTGCCCGACTCGTCGCCCGGGAACTCGACCCGTCCGCGTCGACCCTCGAAGAAGAAATCGACGCCGTCGAGCGCGCGACGCCCGGCCAGATACGGATCGCCGTCCGCACGCTCGCGGCGGGAGACCCGCGCTTTGCCGCCCTGTTGAGCGACGACTTCAATCCGACCGCCGCCTCCGCCTCGGCGACCATCGGTATCGTCACGCACGAGGTCCCCGCCGGCATCGACGCCGAGACGGGACAGGGGAGCGCCAGCCCGCTCGAATCGATTCAGGTCGAGGCACGGTATATCGCCGACGCCGCCGGGGGCGACGTTATCGTCTTTGGGTCGGGAATCATCGCCGTCGAGTTCGGAACGGTCATCGGCGACTCTCTGCTCATCGTCGTCCCCGCGGCGGTCATTCTCATCGCCCTCTTTCTCGCGATCGCCTACCGTGACCTCGTCGACCTGCTCCTCGGACTGACCGGTCTCGGCATGACCATCGTGTGGACGTTCGGATTCATGGGCTTCGCCGGCATTGCCTTCTCACAGATCCTCATCGCCGTCCCGCCGCTGTTGTTGGCGGTGGGCATCGACTTCGGCATCCACGCGATCAACCGCTACCGGGAGGAACGGCTCACGGAGGCCGATCCCGAGCGGGCGATGCGGACCGCGACCGATCAGCTTCTCGTGGCGTTTTTCATCGTCACCGCGACGACGGTCATCGGATTCTCCTCCAATCTGGTGAGCGGCCTGCTCCCCATCCGGGAGTTCGGCCTCGTCGCGGCGGTCGGCATCATCTTTACCTTCTTCGTCTTTGGCGTCTTCCTGCCGGCACTCAAACTCTACACCGACGCCCTCCGCGACCGGTATCCGATCCCGACGTTTTCGCAGACACCGATCGGATCGGAGGGGTCGCGGCTCGGCGGTCTCCTCTCCGTCGGCGTGATCGTCGCCAGGCGCATCCCGGTCGTCTTCCTCCTCGTCGCCTTGGTCGCCTCCGGCGGCGCCGGCTACTACGCCGCCGGTATCGACACGACGTTCTCGCAGGAGCAGTTCCTCCCACCCGAGGAGACTGCCGACTTCTACGACGTGCTTCCCGAACCGTTCCGACCCGGCGACTACACCATCACGGCCACGATCAACTACCTCGAAGACACCTTCGAGTCAAGCGAGGACGACGAGGTGGTCGTCTACGTCGAGGCGCCGATGGAACGAAACACTGCGCTGGAGTCGATGTGGCGGGCAGGCGACAATCCCCCTGATACGTTCGTGCGGGACGGACGGCACGCCAGAGAGACCTCGATCGTGACGATCGTCCGGACCTACCAAGAACAGGACCCCGAGTTCGCCGCGCTCGTGGCCCGGAACGATCGGAACGCGAACGGCATCCCCGACCGGAATCTCGACGAGGTGTACGACTACCTGTTTGCCTCGCCCGCCCGGGATCGGACGCTGGAGTACCTCACCGAGGACCGCCGAAGCGCCCGCGTGGTGTACGCGGTGAAGGGTGATCGAACCGACGCCGAGGTTACGGCAGACGCACGGGCGGTCGCGGACCGGTACCGGGCAGGCGCGACGGCGACCGGCAACATCGTCGTGTTCAAGGCCATCTCGGATATCATCTTCGCGTCCGCCATCGTCAGCCTCGCACTGGCGCTCGCAGGCACCGCCGTCTTCCTGCTGTTCGTCTACTGGGTGCTGGAGGGACGGGCGTCGCTCGGCCTCGCCAACCTCGCCCCCATCATCGTCACGGTCGCCTTCGTCGGCGGATCGATGCGTTATCTCGGCTTCTCGCTCAACGCTTTCACCGCGACCGTCCTCGCCATGACGATCGGCCTCGGCATCGACTACTCGGTCCACCTCACCCACCGCTACATCGACGAGCGACGCCTCCAGCCGACGGTCTTCGACGCCCTCTCCCGGAGCGTCTACGGCACCGGTGGCGCGCTCCTCGGGAGCGTCCTCACGACGGTCTTCGGGATCGGCGTCCTCGTCCTCTCGGTGTTTCCCGCCATCGGCGACTTCGGGATGCTCACCGCGCTCTCGGTCGTCTACGCCTTCCTGAGTTCGCTTCTGGTGTTGCCCGCGGCGCTCGTCGTCTGGGAGCGCCTTTTCGGCGAGTTGCAGCCGCCGCCGGTCACGAACGGCGACGCGGGGACGACGAACAGTTAA